Proteins encoded in a region of the Terriglobales bacterium genome:
- a CDS encoding ABC transporter permease yields MKAGGQRRSMFLRMLLRAWLVQPGRMALAFLAVVIAASIVSTSFNLYLGSQTNLLSEFRNYGANVIVTGRDGGQLPVAALDRMQPLLPPGSLAVEFSYAVARTHRGQAVVVAGVDFDKVRQLNSWWSVNHWPRADLPGASLLGSRLAPMLSPKGESFELSFDHRSIQLAGGSVLRTGGDEDQRVYLPMQEFIGRTGVRTSVIEIAVNGSPEEITATLRELSAALPEADVRPIQQMVDAEARVLDKTHGLVAACSTLIIITTVLCMLSTLTSWVLDRRKDFAVMKALGASDRLVNLFFAAQAGIMGVLGGCTGFLIGVGLAQWIARVNFHAGIATRPAVFPAIVLGSIALALAATVVPLSLLHRVEPAAMLRGE; encoded by the coding sequence GTGAAAGCGGGCGGCCAGCGGCGGTCAATGTTCCTGCGCATGTTGCTGCGCGCGTGGCTGGTGCAGCCCGGTCGTATGGCCTTGGCGTTCCTGGCGGTAGTCATTGCGGCCAGCATCGTCAGCACTAGCTTCAATCTCTACCTCGGCTCTCAGACTAACCTGCTGAGTGAATTTCGTAACTACGGGGCCAATGTGATCGTCACCGGCAGGGATGGTGGGCAGCTACCGGTAGCTGCCCTGGATCGCATGCAACCATTGCTGCCGCCCGGCAGTCTTGCGGTCGAATTCAGCTATGCCGTCGCCCGAACCCACAGGGGCCAGGCGGTTGTGGTGGCCGGCGTGGATTTCGACAAGGTGCGCCAGCTGAACTCGTGGTGGTCTGTAAATCACTGGCCCCGGGCGGACCTCCCGGGCGCTTCCCTTCTGGGATCGCGCCTGGCACCGATGCTGTCGCCGAAGGGCGAGAGCTTCGAGCTGAGCTTTGACCACAGGTCCATCCAACTCGCGGGCGGCAGCGTCCTGCGTACCGGCGGTGACGAGGATCAGCGCGTCTATCTACCTATGCAAGAATTTATCGGGCGGACCGGCGTTCGGACTTCGGTGATCGAGATCGCGGTGAATGGGTCTCCGGAAGAGATCACAGCCACGCTCAGGGAACTGAGTGCCGCACTGCCTGAGGCTGACGTTCGGCCCATCCAGCAGATGGTCGATGCCGAAGCCAGGGTGCTGGACAAAACCCACGGGCTGGTGGCAGCATGCTCCACCTTGATCATCATCACCACAGTTCTTTGTATGCTGTCGACGCTCACCAGTTGGGTTCTCGATCGGCGCAAGGATTTCGCGGTCATGAAGGCTCTTGGCGCCTCCGACCGGTTGGTGAATCTATTTTTTGCAGCGCAAGCCGGCATCATGGGAGTTTTAGGCGGTTGCACCGGGTTCTTAATAGGAGTTGGCCTTGCTCAATGGATTGCCCGGGTCAACTTCCATGCCGGCATCGCTACGCGTCCCGCGGTCTTTCCGGCAATCGTGCTGGGCAGCATAGCTTTGGCGCTGGCAGCTACCGTGGTTCCGCTGTCATTATTGCACCGCGTTGAACCCGCGGCCATGCTCAGGGGAGAATAG
- a CDS encoding ABC transporter permease has protein sequence MFVRLVYESFRRQRRRKLLAGAAVSLGIAVATAMIAIATDVGDKISRELRAYGANLVVYPDTKTLAVNVNGVDLKPVGETEFLRESDLPAIKGIFWRNNIVGFSPMLPVDVKVGPQQRSVRLIGTYFRKQLSFGKDNFVAGVEMTHPWWKVAGSWPGDSPSNPSDREAGDRRNRLSHAAEVLLGETLAHQLSLKAGGNIQIADRQLNVSGILSSGGDEDGAIVAPLALAQDILHQPGAVGQVYVSAITKPEDDFARRDPKTMSPELRDRWYCSPYATSIAFQLQEAIPHSRAEQIRQVAQNEGRVLSRIQGLMLLMALAALLASGLAVSAAMATAILERRTEVGLMKALGASNRAIISLFFTEAGLLALSGGAIGYGFGSLLAHQIGRWVFDSRINVQPVLLPLVIAIAVLVTCAGSALAIRRAVHYDPALVLRGDL, from the coding sequence ATGTTTGTTCGCCTCGTTTACGAATCCTTTCGCCGCCAGCGGCGCAGGAAGCTGCTGGCTGGAGCGGCAGTGAGCCTCGGGATCGCCGTCGCCACGGCGATGATCGCCATCGCTACTGACGTTGGCGACAAAATCAGCCGCGAGCTTCGGGCCTACGGCGCTAATCTGGTCGTCTATCCTGATACCAAGACGCTCGCTGTAAACGTGAACGGAGTCGATCTCAAGCCGGTTGGGGAAACTGAATTTCTCCGCGAGTCGGATCTGCCGGCGATCAAGGGCATCTTTTGGCGCAACAATATTGTCGGTTTTTCGCCGATGCTTCCGGTCGACGTTAAGGTGGGCCCGCAGCAGCGCTCAGTTCGCCTGATCGGCACTTACTTCCGCAAGCAGCTCTCTTTTGGCAAGGATAACTTCGTCGCCGGGGTAGAGATGACGCACCCCTGGTGGAAGGTTGCCGGATCATGGCCTGGGGATTCGCCCTCGAATCCGTCTGACCGTGAAGCTGGGGACAGGCGGAATCGCCTGTCTCACGCGGCTGAGGTTCTTCTCGGCGAAACCCTCGCACATCAACTCAGCCTGAAAGCCGGCGGCAACATTCAAATTGCTGATCGCCAGCTTAACGTCAGCGGGATCCTCTCTAGCGGCGGCGACGAAGATGGCGCCATCGTCGCCCCACTCGCGCTGGCGCAAGACATCCTTCATCAGCCTGGTGCGGTCGGCCAGGTGTACGTCAGCGCGATCACTAAACCGGAGGACGATTTCGCGCGCCGGGATCCCAAGACCATGTCGCCGGAGCTGCGCGACCGTTGGTATTGCTCTCCTTATGCCACTTCCATTGCATTCCAGCTGCAGGAAGCAATTCCTCACTCCCGTGCAGAGCAGATTCGCCAGGTCGCGCAGAACGAAGGGCGAGTGCTGTCGCGAATTCAAGGCCTCATGCTGCTGATGGCCCTGGCCGCGCTGCTGGCATCTGGCCTGGCTGTCTCTGCGGCGATGGCAACGGCCATCCTCGAGCGCCGCACCGAAGTTGGGCTCATGAAGGCACTGGGAGCCAGCAACCGCGCCATCATTTCTCTCTTTTTTACTGAGGCTGGTCTGCTTGCGCTCTCAGGGGGAGCTATTGGCTACGGATTCGGTTCGTTGCTGGCGCATCAGATCGGACGGTGGGTATTCGATTCGCGAATCAACGTGCAGCCTGTGCTGCTTCCGCTGGTGATTGCGATTGCGGTGCTGGTGACTTGTGCCGGAAGCGCCCTCGCCATCCGTCGCGCGGTGCATTACGATCCCGCTCTCGTGCTGCGAGGTGATCTGTGA
- a CDS encoding Fe-S-containing protein produces MLQALVVTLREGVEAALIVGIVLAYLSKIGRPDLKRFVYSALAAAFVGSLTVAVVLSRLRLNQDIFEGWIMLVAAVFVVTMIIFMMRTASRLKGEIEARVGSLASTGSKVGLFAFVFLMVLREGVETVLILSAVSLNSSDLQSLLGTLIGVSLAVLFGVTFVKGSVRIDLRKFFRVTTVILFFVAFQLLISGLHELSENGVLPSSRQEMALVGPIVRNDVFFFVTILVLAAMMVLFEYRRRQTTSPITASNAERRKAELGFRRERLWMGAVYVTSFLFILLVTAEFIYAKSTTSLSPATPVVFTNGEVRIPVKDVGDGDLHRYSAQINGTEVRFWIMQKPDGKFAAVFDACTICGPAGFYRGDNGVICKNCAAPVNLQSVGKPGGCNPIPLDAAQQNGDLVIQEAAFSAGAHWFKR; encoded by the coding sequence ATGCTCCAGGCCCTAGTCGTTACCCTGCGTGAGGGTGTTGAGGCGGCCCTGATTGTAGGGATCGTTCTCGCCTATCTCAGCAAGATCGGTCGCCCCGACCTCAAGCGCTTCGTCTACTCGGCGCTCGCTGCGGCCTTTGTGGGCAGCCTCACGGTAGCAGTCGTGCTCTCCCGCCTCCGACTCAACCAGGACATCTTTGAAGGCTGGATCATGCTGGTGGCCGCGGTCTTTGTTGTCACCATGATCATCTTTATGATGCGCACAGCCTCGCGCCTAAAGGGTGAAATCGAGGCTCGCGTCGGGTCGCTCGCCTCGACCGGCTCTAAAGTCGGCCTCTTTGCCTTTGTTTTCCTGATGGTATTGCGCGAGGGAGTAGAGACCGTGCTCATTCTCTCGGCCGTCTCCCTGAATTCTTCGGACCTGCAGAGCTTGCTGGGTACCCTCATCGGGGTGTCGCTGGCTGTGCTCTTTGGTGTCACATTCGTCAAGGGCAGCGTACGCATCGATCTGCGCAAATTCTTCCGTGTGACCACGGTCATTCTATTTTTTGTCGCATTTCAGCTTTTGATTTCCGGCCTGCATGAACTTTCTGAAAACGGCGTGCTTCCCTCTTCCCGCCAGGAGATGGCCCTGGTTGGTCCCATTGTGCGCAACGATGTCTTTTTCTTTGTCACAATTCTCGTGTTGGCGGCAATGATGGTGCTGTTTGAATATCGCCGGCGCCAGACGACATCTCCGATCACCGCCTCGAATGCGGAGCGTCGCAAGGCGGAGCTAGGCTTTCGGCGCGAGCGCTTATGGATGGGTGCGGTCTACGTCACCTCGTTCCTGTTCATCCTGCTGGTAACCGCCGAGTTCATCTATGCCAAGAGCACTACTTCCCTTTCGCCCGCAACGCCGGTTGTATTCACGAACGGCGAAGTGCGAATTCCAGTGAAGGATGTCGGCGACGGCGATCTGCACCGCTACTCAGCACAAATCAACGGCACCGAAGTGCGTTTTTGGATCATGCAGAAGCCCGACGGCAAATTTGCTGCCGTGTTTGATGCTTGCACAATTTGTGGTCCCGCTGGTTTCTACCGCGGCGACAATGGCGTGATCTGTAAGAACTGCGCGGCGCCTGTCAATCTGCAATCCGTGGGGAAGCCAGGCGGCTGCAACCCCATCCCGCTCGATGCCGCCCAACAAAACGGAGACCTGGTTATTCAGGAAGCCGCGTTCAGCGCGGGAGCACACTGGTTCAAGCGCTGA
- a CDS encoding nuclear transport factor 2 family protein: MSAIETVLRFLELINEHNVDQLSAMMTEDHIFIDSLGQAVRGREKMRTA, translated from the coding sequence ATGAGTGCTATTGAGACGGTGTTGCGGTTTCTGGAGTTAATTAACGAGCACAATGTTGACCAGCTCTCGGCGATGATGACGGAAGACCACATCTTCATCGATTCGCTGGGACAGGCTGTTCGAGGCCGCGAGAAGATGCGGACGGCATGA
- a CDS encoding M48 family peptidase: MKPALLETFETAYRELRPRAAIPQIRVEFFPFANINNTIRLRDGVLLVRISDLLEGAPQSVLHAIAHILLAKIYRKPIADAHAVRYRRHIGSHEISEKAHLLRGMRGRKKIEGALGNVYDLEAIFEDLNSRFFYGLLARPQMTWSQNHSRNALGHYDPAHNTIVVSRVFDHVDIPRYVVEYIVYHEMLHLKHPVKLRGSRRCVHSQQFQEEEKLYPQLAEAKKFLKLI, encoded by the coding sequence GTGAAGCCGGCCCTGCTGGAAACCTTTGAGACTGCCTACCGGGAGTTGCGTCCTCGAGCTGCCATACCCCAGATCCGGGTCGAGTTCTTTCCCTTTGCCAATATCAACAACACTATCCGGCTACGAGACGGCGTCCTGCTGGTCAGAATTTCGGATTTGCTGGAAGGTGCGCCGCAAAGTGTTCTCCACGCCATCGCCCATATTCTTCTGGCCAAGATCTACCGCAAGCCCATAGCGGATGCGCACGCGGTTCGCTATCGGCGACACATCGGCAGTCACGAGATTTCCGAAAAGGCTCATCTGCTGAGGGGCATGCGCGGCCGCAAGAAGATCGAGGGCGCTTTAGGGAACGTATACGACTTGGAGGCGATTTTTGAGGACTTGAATTCACGTTTCTTTTATGGGTTGCTGGCCCGTCCGCAAATGACCTGGAGCCAGAATCACTCCCGCAACGCACTTGGCCATTACGATCCTGCGCACAATACCATCGTGGTCAGCCGCGTTTTTGACCATGTCGATATTCCCAGATATGTCGTGGAATACATCGTGTATCACGAAATGCTGCACTTGAAGCATCCTGTAAAACTGCGCGGCAGCCGGCGCTGCGTCCATTCGCAGCAGTTTCAGGAAGAGGAGAAGCTCTATCCGCAGCTGGCAGAAGCGAAGAAATTTCTGAAGCTCATCTGA
- a CDS encoding tetratricopeptide repeat protein, which translates to MLSEAKHLCISRHKNLAGSSPCSEVRIALKHISLIVVLLVFTACSLAQSSQTHTTVRKHREAVDDPIVTPELRQAEEALDHKDFPAAEKLLNQAVATNPSNYRAWFDLGFLLNATGREKESIESYRKAVTTKPDLFEASLNLGLMLAKAGDPEAEKYLRAATALQPSSQPEKGLARAWLSLGQVLKASKPKEALAAFRRAAELEPKDPEPHLSAGVLLEQQNDYAGAMKEFQQAADLDPNSAEAVAGVANAAIKAQQLDVAEASLRKYLALNPQSATAHVQLGRVLVLLNRAGEGLPELEKGLQLSPGDPPAEKEIAAIYTRLQNYDEAARHLQSAVQRSPQDPELRALLGESLVKLKRYPEAQDQFVRSLKLKPDQGDIYGALAFVASQNQNYPLTLQALDARAKLLPEIASTYFLRATAYDHLRNYKLAAENYHHFLEVAGDKFPDQEWQAKHRLIAIEHKR; encoded by the coding sequence ATGCTGAGCGAAGCGAAGCATCTCTGCATTTCGCGGCACAAGAATCTGGCAGGCTCATCTCCGTGCAGCGAGGTCAGGATTGCGTTAAAGCATATATCGCTGATCGTCGTTCTTCTCGTGTTTACCGCTTGCTCACTCGCTCAGTCAAGTCAGACGCACACCACGGTCCGCAAACACCGCGAGGCCGTTGACGATCCCATTGTCACTCCTGAGCTTCGCCAGGCGGAAGAGGCGCTCGACCATAAGGACTTCCCGGCTGCCGAGAAACTCCTCAATCAGGCGGTAGCTACCAATCCTTCCAACTATCGCGCCTGGTTTGACCTGGGCTTTCTCCTGAATGCCACTGGGCGGGAAAAGGAATCGATTGAGTCGTACCGCAAAGCTGTCACCACGAAGCCTGACTTGTTTGAGGCCAGCCTTAATCTGGGATTAATGCTGGCCAAAGCCGGAGATCCGGAAGCGGAAAAATACTTGCGAGCCGCCACTGCCCTGCAGCCCAGCTCGCAGCCGGAAAAGGGACTCGCTCGCGCTTGGCTCTCGCTGGGTCAGGTGCTCAAAGCCAGCAAGCCCAAGGAAGCACTGGCCGCTTTTCGACGTGCCGCCGAACTCGAGCCCAAGGATCCAGAGCCACACCTTTCCGCTGGAGTGCTGCTCGAACAGCAGAATGACTACGCCGGAGCAATGAAAGAATTCCAGCAGGCGGCGGATCTTGATCCAAACTCTGCCGAGGCGGTAGCCGGAGTGGCCAACGCCGCCATCAAGGCTCAGCAGCTCGACGTCGCCGAAGCCAGCCTGCGCAAATACCTGGCGCTTAATCCACAGAGCGCCACCGCTCACGTCCAGCTCGGCAGAGTGTTGGTTCTGCTGAATCGCGCTGGCGAAGGTCTGCCGGAGTTGGAGAAGGGTCTACAGCTTTCGCCTGGCGATCCCCCGGCGGAAAAGGAAATCGCCGCTATCTATACGCGTTTGCAGAACTACGATGAAGCTGCGCGTCACTTACAATCCGCCGTGCAAAGATCCCCCCAGGATCCCGAGTTGCGCGCCTTGCTGGGTGAATCACTGGTCAAGCTCAAGCGTTATCCTGAAGCGCAGGATCAATTCGTTCGCAGTCTCAAACTCAAACCCGACCAGGGCGATATTTACGGAGCGCTTGCCTTTGTAGCTTCACAGAACCAGAATTACCCCTTAACCCTTCAAGCCCTTGATGCCCGTGCCAAACTCTTGCCGGAGATCGCGAGTACCTATTTCTTGCGGGCAACCGCCTACGATCACCTGCGGAATTACAAGCTCGCCGCCGAGAATTATCATCACTTCCTCGAGGTGGCCGGCGACAAGTTTCCCGATCAGGAGTGGCAGGCCAAGCACCGGCTGATTGCTATCGAGCACAAGCGATGA
- the uvrA gene encoding excinuclease ABC subunit UvrA, with product MSMESIVVRGARVHNLKNIDFEIPHNTLTVVTGVSGSGKSSLAFDTIYAEGQRRYVESLSAYARQFLERIEKPDADLIDGIAPAVAIRQKNSTRNPRSTVATATEIYDYLRLLFARVGRTFCSQCGQQVKKDTVDEVADAVLALPEGTRIQILFPLQLTAPPPQLEKKGRGRKKNSAPQPSQADLLKIKLFELRKRGFNRLYQKGEIFEFSTPESLLNVDFNQPVFLLVDRLSVSPEIRSRLVDAIETAYREASEVTIEAFTADGEPKAFRYSQRFECKKCGLRYEEPEPRLFSFNNPYGACPRCQGFGNTIDFDLDLVIPDKTLTLSQGAIEPWTKPKYKPFYKELKKYAKQVSIPVDVPWSELSAEHRQIIVDGDEEFWGVRGFFEHLERKKYKLHVRVFLSRYRGYSICTTCGGARLRPEARLVKVAGKDICDICQMTVEEAAQFFSTLELSPKENDIAGKLLEEIRDRLRFLNEVGLEYLTLDRLSSTLSGGEAQRIQLATSLGSRLVGTLYVLDEPSIGLHSRDTERLIKILGDLRNLGNTILVVEHDPEIMRSSDRILDLGPGAGEHGGQVVAVGTYDQIKKAPGSLTGRYLAEELRIQLPAARREPGKEKLQLIGAKTHNLKNINVTIPLRMLVAVTGVSGSGKSTLVHDVLYTTLAAVKRQSNGSGPSPGGLEKLEGAQHIDEVVLVDQSPIGRTPRSNPVTYIKAFDAIRDLFASLPESKKRGFTAGHFSFNIPGGRCETCQGDGTVTVEMQFLADVELICEECKGTRYKTQVLQVRYKGKNIHEVLNLTVREALHFFSGIPKITDKLRVLEEVGLGYLRLGQSATTLSGGEAQRMKLAAHLQPKLREPVRHEPEDGSERPRTGRILYIFDEPTTGLHFDDVSKLLSAFRRLIETGGSIIVIEHNLDVIKTADWVIDLGPEGGERGGYVVATGTPEAIAKSAKSYTGKWLARILSNGSSNGRRNGLRNGAAVQNSYVEQEAG from the coding sequence ATGTCAATGGAGAGCATTGTTGTCCGTGGGGCTCGGGTTCATAACCTGAAGAACATCGACTTTGAAATCCCCCACAATACCCTGACTGTGGTGACCGGCGTCTCCGGCTCGGGGAAATCTTCGCTGGCCTTTGACACGATTTATGCCGAGGGTCAGCGGCGCTACGTGGAATCGCTTTCCGCCTATGCGCGGCAGTTCCTGGAGCGCATTGAAAAACCGGATGCCGACCTGATTGACGGCATTGCCCCCGCAGTCGCGATTCGCCAGAAGAACTCCACTCGCAATCCGAGATCGACGGTCGCGACCGCAACAGAGATTTACGACTATCTGCGCCTGCTGTTCGCGCGCGTCGGCCGCACCTTTTGCTCGCAGTGCGGTCAGCAAGTGAAGAAAGACACGGTCGACGAAGTAGCGGATGCGGTGCTTGCTCTGCCCGAGGGGACGCGTATCCAGATCCTGTTCCCCCTCCAGTTAACTGCCCCGCCGCCTCAACTCGAAAAGAAGGGACGCGGGCGAAAGAAAAATTCCGCGCCGCAGCCATCGCAGGCTGACTTGCTGAAGATCAAGCTATTCGAGTTGCGCAAGCGCGGCTTCAATCGGCTATATCAGAAGGGGGAGATCTTCGAATTCTCAACCCCTGAGTCTTTACTAAACGTAGACTTCAACCAGCCGGTATTTCTGCTGGTCGATCGTCTGTCGGTCTCGCCGGAAATTCGTTCGCGGCTGGTCGACGCTATTGAAACTGCCTACCGCGAAGCCAGCGAAGTCACTATTGAGGCTTTCACCGCTGACGGCGAGCCGAAAGCCTTCCGCTATTCGCAGCGCTTCGAATGCAAGAAGTGCGGGCTCAGATACGAAGAACCGGAACCGCGTCTGTTTTCTTTTAACAATCCGTATGGTGCCTGTCCCCGCTGCCAGGGGTTTGGGAATACCATCGATTTCGATCTCGATCTCGTAATCCCTGACAAGACGCTAACGCTCTCGCAGGGCGCAATCGAGCCGTGGACCAAGCCCAAATACAAGCCGTTCTACAAGGAATTGAAGAAATATGCCAAGCAGGTAAGCATTCCCGTCGACGTGCCGTGGTCTGAGCTTTCTGCTGAGCATCGCCAGATCATAGTGGATGGGGACGAAGAGTTTTGGGGAGTTCGCGGTTTCTTCGAACATCTTGAGCGCAAGAAATACAAGCTGCACGTCCGGGTATTTCTCAGCCGCTATCGAGGCTACTCGATCTGTACTACCTGTGGTGGCGCGCGGCTGCGTCCGGAGGCGCGGCTGGTGAAGGTCGCGGGCAAGGATATTTGTGACATCTGCCAGATGACAGTGGAAGAAGCCGCACAATTTTTCTCTACGCTCGAACTCTCGCCTAAGGAAAACGACATCGCCGGGAAGCTGCTGGAGGAGATTCGTGATCGTCTGCGTTTTCTCAACGAAGTAGGCCTGGAATACCTGACGCTGGATCGGCTGTCATCCACGCTTTCCGGCGGCGAAGCTCAGCGAATTCAATTAGCAACCTCGCTGGGATCGCGTCTGGTTGGCACTCTATACGTTCTCGACGAACCCTCCATCGGCCTTCACAGCCGCGACACCGAGCGCCTCATCAAAATTCTGGGCGACCTGCGAAATCTGGGAAACACTATCCTGGTAGTCGAGCATGATCCGGAAATCATGAGATCCTCGGACCGGATTCTGGATCTCGGCCCCGGGGCGGGTGAGCACGGCGGCCAGGTAGTAGCGGTCGGTACGTACGACCAGATCAAGAAAGCGCCGGGCTCGCTCACTGGCCGCTACCTGGCCGAGGAATTGCGGATCCAGCTCCCGGCGGCGCGTCGCGAGCCTGGTAAGGAAAAGCTTCAACTGATCGGAGCCAAAACTCACAATCTGAAGAATATCAATGTGACCATTCCGCTGAGAATGCTGGTCGCAGTGACGGGAGTTTCCGGATCCGGCAAATCAACCCTGGTCCATGATGTTCTCTACACCACCCTCGCTGCCGTCAAGCGGCAATCCAACGGCAGCGGACCTTCGCCCGGGGGGCTGGAAAAGCTCGAGGGTGCCCAACACATCGATGAAGTTGTTTTGGTCGACCAATCTCCGATCGGGCGCACGCCGCGGTCTAATCCGGTGACGTACATCAAGGCCTTCGATGCCATCCGCGATCTGTTTGCCTCGTTACCGGAGTCAAAGAAACGCGGATTTACTGCCGGGCACTTTTCTTTCAATATTCCCGGCGGCCGCTGCGAAACCTGCCAGGGAGACGGAACCGTTACCGTCGAGATGCAGTTCCTGGCAGACGTGGAGCTGATTTGCGAAGAATGCAAGGGCACGCGGTATAAGACTCAGGTCCTGCAGGTGCGCTACAAAGGCAAAAACATCCATGAAGTGCTGAATCTGACGGTGCGCGAGGCTCTGCACTTCTTCTCCGGTATCCCCAAAATCACCGACAAGTTGCGTGTGCTCGAGGAAGTGGGCCTCGGCTACCTGCGTCTGGGACAATCTGCCACTACTCTGTCTGGCGGCGAAGCCCAGCGCATGAAGCTGGCGGCGCATCTGCAACCGAAGCTGCGAGAACCAGTGCGCCACGAGCCGGAAGACGGCAGTGAGCGACCTCGGACCGGCCGAATCCTTTACATCTTTGATGAGCCGACTACCGGGCTGCACTTCGACGATGTCAGCAAGCTGCTGTCAGCTTTCCGCCGCCTGATCGAGACAGGCGGGTCGATCATCGTGATCGAACACAATCTCGACGTCATTAAGACTGCGGATTGGGTCATTGATTTGGGGCCCGAGGGTGGAGAGCGTGGCGGCTACGTGGTGGCGACTGGTACGCCCGAAGCCATTGCCAAATCTGCCAAATCCTACACGGGAAAATGGCTCGCCCGCATCTTATCTAATGGCTCCAGTAACGGGCGGCGCAACGGACTCAGAAACGGCGCCGCCGTGCAGAACTCTTACGTGGAGCAAGAGGCGGGTTAA
- a CDS encoding bifunctional homocysteine S-methyltransferase/methylenetetrahydrofolate reductase, translated as MPTDFISLLNQRPILCDGAMGTQLYAQGIFITRCYDELNLSQPEIVHEVHQSYLQAGAEIIETNTFGGNSFRLSRYSLGDKVREINLTGVKLAREAAKSFDAFVAGSVGPLGVRIEPLGKVALQEARDAFAQQISALVEGGVDLLILETFGYLEELHQAILAARDVNPKIPVVAQVTIDDEGVCLDGAAVEIFGPKLTEWGADVVGCNCSVGPVVMLEAVERLRSVTNAPLSAQPNNGMPRSVDGRNIYLCSPEYMASYARKFVAAGVRLVGGCCGTTPEHIRAMKAALRVGEARASTFPIVTKPKVEAPLEVVPLARRSNVGRKLARGEFVTMVEVVPPKGTDVIKEIDGARYLKSVGVDAINIPDSPRASARMSNQALAILIQQSVGIETVLHYTCRDRNVLGIQSDLLGASAIGLRNLICITGDPPKLGNYPDATAVFDVDAIGLVNIVHNLNLGLDLGGHSMGRGTSFVIGVGGNPGVPNLDEEIRRFEYKVEAGAEYAVTQPVFDIELLLKFLKRIEHCRVPVLAGIWPLTSVRNAEFMKNELRVSIPDEVVARMARASNPEEARSEGVAIARQMLLDLRGLVQGAQISAPFGKYSAAVDVLEVLGTAERASV; from the coding sequence ATGCCTACCGATTTCATCTCCCTCTTGAATCAGCGGCCAATCCTTTGCGATGGGGCGATGGGCACACAACTTTATGCCCAGGGGATTTTCATCACCCGATGCTATGACGAGCTGAATCTGTCGCAGCCCGAGATAGTGCACGAGGTTCACCAGAGCTATCTCCAGGCCGGAGCAGAGATCATTGAAACCAACACCTTCGGCGGCAACTCGTTCCGCCTCTCACGTTATAGCCTGGGAGACAAGGTTCGAGAAATCAATCTGACGGGCGTGAAGCTTGCGCGTGAGGCAGCAAAGAGTTTCGACGCGTTCGTCGCCGGTTCCGTGGGTCCTCTCGGGGTACGCATCGAACCCTTAGGAAAAGTGGCGCTGCAGGAAGCGCGAGACGCATTTGCCCAACAAATTTCCGCTCTTGTCGAAGGGGGAGTTGATCTGTTGATTCTCGAGACCTTCGGCTATCTCGAGGAATTACACCAGGCCATATTGGCCGCGCGCGACGTTAACCCAAAAATCCCAGTGGTGGCACAGGTCACCATCGATGACGAAGGAGTCTGCCTGGATGGCGCCGCGGTGGAGATTTTCGGTCCCAAGCTTACTGAGTGGGGGGCGGACGTCGTAGGCTGTAATTGCAGCGTAGGCCCCGTCGTTATGCTCGAAGCTGTGGAGCGCCTGCGCTCGGTGACCAATGCACCCCTCTCCGCTCAACCTAACAACGGCATGCCGCGGTCGGTAGACGGCCGAAATATCTATTTGTGCTCGCCGGAATATATGGCCAGCTACGCCCGAAAATTTGTGGCGGCAGGTGTGCGCTTGGTGGGCGGTTGTTGTGGCACAACTCCCGAGCATATTCGCGCCATGAAGGCAGCCTTGCGCGTTGGCGAGGCGCGGGCCAGTACCTTTCCCATCGTAACCAAACCGAAGGTTGAGGCGCCGTTAGAAGTCGTGCCTCTGGCTCGACGTTCGAACGTAGGCCGCAAGCTGGCCAGGGGCGAATTCGTCACCATGGTTGAGGTTGTCCCCCCCAAAGGCACGGATGTAATCAAGGAAATTGATGGTGCCCGCTACTTGAAATCCGTGGGCGTTGACGCCATCAACATTCCTGATAGTCCGCGCGCCTCGGCACGCATGAGCAACCAGGCGCTTGCCATTCTTATTCAGCAAAGCGTAGGCATTGAGACGGTGTTGCATTATACCTGCCGAGACCGTAACGTACTCGGCATTCAGTCCGACCTTTTGGGAGCTTCGGCCATCGGCCTTCGCAACCTGATCTGCATTACCGGCGATCCGCCCAAGCTGGGCAATTATCCCGACGCAACCGCAGTCTTTGACGTGGATGCCATCGGGCTGGTCAACATTGTTCACAATCTGAATCTGGGGCTGGATCTGGGCGGCCACTCCATGGGCAGGGGTACCAGTTTTGTGATCGGAGTCGGCGGCAATCCCGGCGTTCCCAATCTGGATGAGGAGATTCGACGCTTCGAGTACAAAGTCGAGGCGGGGGCGGAGTATGCGGTGACGCAGCCGGTCTTCGACATTGAGCTGTTGCTGAAGTTCCTGAAGCGCATTGAACACTGCCGGGTTCCAGTGCTGGCGGGCATCTGGCCGCTGACCAGCGTGCGCAATGCAGAATTCATGAAAAACGAGCTGCGTGTCTCGATCCCTGACGAGGTGGTGGCGCGCATGGCTCGTGCCAGTAATCCCGAAGAAGCGCGCTCCGAGGGAGTAGCCATCGCGCGTCAGATGTTGCTGGATCTCCGTGGTCTGGTTCAAGGCGCGCAGATCAGCGCTCCGTTTGGCAAATACTCGGCCGCTGTGGATGTCCTCGAAGTTCTTGGCACCGCCGAGCGCGCCAGTGTCTGA